A portion of the Glandiceps talaboti chromosome 13, keGlaTala1.1, whole genome shotgun sequence genome contains these proteins:
- the LOC144444915 gene encoding sodium-dependent phosphate transport protein 2A-like, producing the protein MNVSLSNDDIPVEVMVVSNSGDTDNGTTDDLDQVIPLTSNLSNSVEEPNDNRQRESESGILEGDAISPTEVDIEGVPRTVTPPPTHVTLTQTPTEHVVSDNDLQTDLSGQSSVDNQSLTSSTTHLNSSPDDVPVENTSDIEEGNVTDIQVERDSLLDHSEVEDQGQDETSEIDPWSVIPEFQSNKPKWSELTRRGKVKRVLVDWIGKFLLVLLCLYFFMVALALMGDAFTLIGGTAAGAVLSDSSILENAICGVMVGMLTTVLLQSSSATTSIIVSMVAADIIQVQEAIPMVMGANLGTSVTNTIVAGGQAGDRDSFRLSFAGATVHDCFNWLSVAVLLPLEMISGYLYHMTSAIVNSSNLDQIQSADRIKITNLVTDIIIQLDLAVLEKVALGEEIAEGTSLVDRWCVTEEHYYNVTVRDANGTVYNYTEVLDYIVYIERCPFLFAHSDLSDKVIGLILLVLSLVLLMACLVGIVKLLNSMLHGSAANATKKFLNASFPGYLAWLTGYVAMLIGCLFTMLLQSSSVFTSMLTPLVGMRVITLERMYPLTLGANLGTTFTSLLAAFASSSSIDFIEGVQISLCHLFFNLSGILLWYPVPFMRRPPIKGAKFLGNTTAKYRWFSIAYIFTVFFIIPIIAILLSVAGWQYLAATMIICGVILALVITLNVLQSKCSQRLPKKLQTWDFLPKCLRSLEPYDQLFIGCKKRCKCCGDRDKQVCHEVVQHHEVVYL; encoded by the exons ATGAATGTATCTCTATCGAACGATGACATCCCAGTAGAGGTGATGGTGGTATCGAATAGTGGTGATACTGACAATGGGACAACGGATGACTTGGACCAGGTAATTCCACTGACATCAAATCTGTCCAATTCTGTCGAAGAACCGAATGACAATAGACAAAGGGAATCAGAATCTGGTATTTTAGAGGGAGATGCGATATCACCAACTGAGGTGGACATTGAGGGTGTGCCTCGGACCGTTACGCCTCCACCTACACATGTTACTCTTACCCAAACACCGACAGAACACGTTGTGTCAGACAATGATCTCCAGACAGACCTTTCGGGTCAAAGTTCAGTTGATAACCAAAGCTTGACGTCATCAACGACTCATCTGAACTCTTCACCTGATGACGTACCTGTAGAAAACACATCAGATATCGAAGAGGGTAACGTAACAGACATCCAAGTTGAACGGGATAGTTTGTTAGATCATTCGGAAGTCGAAGATCAAGGTCAAGATGAGACAAGTGAAATTGATCCATGGAGCGTTATTCCAGAATTCCAGTCCAATAAACCGAAATGGTCTG AGCTAACAAGAAGAGGAAAGGTCAAACGAGTATTGGTTGATTGGATCGGAAAGTTTCTATTGGTGTTACTATGTCTGTACTTTTTCATGGTGGCCTTAGCATTGATGGGTGATGCATTCACGTTGATAGGTGGAACAGCTGCCGGAGCAGTCTTATCTGACAGTAGTATACTAGAGAATGCAATCTGTGGTGTAATGGTTGGTATGCTTACTACTGTACTCTTACAGAGTTCAAGTGCTACCACATCAATCATTGTTTCCATGGTAGCAGCCGACA TAATTCAAGTACAAGAAGCCATTCCTATGGTGATGGGAGCCAACCTTGGTACATCAGTGACCAATACCATAGTAGCTGGTGGACAGGCTGGTGATAGGGACTCCTTTCGATTGTCTTTTGCTGGTGCTACTGTACACGATTGTTTTAACTGGTTATCTGTTGCCGTCTTGTTGCCATTGGAAATGATCAGTGGTTATTTATATCACATGACGTCAGCCATTGTAAACTCGTCCAATCTAGATCAAATACAGTCAGCTGACAGAATCAAAATCACGAATCTCGTCACTGATATAATTATACAG CTGGACTTGGCCGTCTTAGAGAAAGTAGCATTAGGGGAGGAGATAGCTGAAGGTACAAGTCTAGTAGATAGATGGTGTGTTACTGAAGAACACTACTACAATGTAACGGTACGCGATGCCAATGGAACGGTTTACAACTACACTGAAGTACTTGACTATATAGTCTATATAGAAAGAT GTCCCTTCTTGTTTGCCCATAGCGATCTTTCGGATAAAGTTATCGGCCTAATTTTACTGGTACTATCACTCGTCTTATTAATGGCATGCCTTGTCGGGATTGTCAAATTGCTCAACTCGATGCTGCATGGCAGCGCCGCCAACGCCACGAAGAAATTTCTCAATGCTAGTTTTCCTGGATACCTTGCATGGCTAACTGGTTATGTCGCCATGTTGATAGGATGCCTGTTCACCATGCTTCTACAAAGCAGTTCAGTTTTTACATCCATGCTGACACCGCTGGTTGGAATGCGGGTTATAACTTTGGAAAGAATGTACCCACTGACTCTAGGAGCTAATTTAGGGACCACATTTACGAGTCTCTTAGCCGCATTTGCTAGTTCATCTTCAATTGATTTCATAGAGGGTGTCCAAATATCTCTATGCCACCTTTTCTTCAACTTATCAGGGATATTACTTTGGTATCCTGTACCGTTTATGAGACGACCGCCGATAAAAGGTGCCAAGTTTTTAGGGAACACCACTGCCAAGTATCGATGGTTTTCCATAGCATACATCTTTACTGTGTTCTTCATAATACCAATCATTGCTATACTGCTTTCCGTCGCTGGTTGGCAGTATTTGGCAGCAACAATGATAATATGTGGTGTTATTCTTGCTTTAGTGATAACTCTTAATGTATTGCAGTCTAAGTGTTCGCAGCGACTACCTAAGAAATTACAGACGTGGGATTTTCTTCCGAAATGTTTACGTTCGTTGGAGCCGTACGATCAACTGTTTATTGGTTGCAAAAAACGATGTAAGTGTTGTGGCGATAGAGACAAACAAGTATGCCATGAAGTAGTCCAACATCATGAAGTAGTATATTTGTAG
- the LOC144444916 gene encoding sodium-dependent phosphate transport protein 2B-like, with translation MPLMPESADPDNDNNNSQTRTDEEHNPFINDQREGTKKKRRREDTRKKRRKKDTNDQQNIPPWSELTSIGKIKRFLVWLGKALLVILCLYLFITALASMGAGFTMIGGSAAGAALSDSSILRNPVSGLMVGMLVTVLLQSSSATTSIIVTMVAADILQVKETIPMVMGANIGTSITNTIVAGGQANNRDMFRLSFAGATVHDCFNWLAVIVLLPVEVATGMLYRLTSAIINSFHIDHIESMKKFKISDPIVKRIIRLDLAVIEMKAVGVSDSEEESLVDRWCVTDDVNYNDTVYMNSTLYNYTTVHNYTIFVKRCDFLFAHVDWSDEAIGIILLAVSLVLLMGCLFVIVKLLKSIVRGSATNATKKFLNAKFPGKLAWLSGYVAMLIGCFFTILLQSSSVFTSIVTPIVGMGLISLERMYPLTLGANIGTTFTSIMAAFASSNSTDFEEGVQISLCHLFFNLFGIVLWYPIPKMRKLPIKAATFLGNTTAGYRWFSIAYILIIFFLIPSIFLALSLLGWQYVVVAVVIVVIIVGSIITLNIFQTKCAGNLPKKLQTWDFLPKYLRSLEPYDNIISRCTRKCKCRRHRNSQETIEDQDFPLQEINTSTSH, from the exons ATGCCTCTTATGCCTGAATCAGCTGATCCcgataatgataacaataactCTCAAACGCGTACAGACGAGGAACACAACCCATTTATTAATGATCAAAGAGAaggcacaaaaaagaaaagaaggaGAGAAGATACAAGAAAGAAAAGACGGAAAAAAGACACAAATGATCAACAGAACATCCCACCTTGGTCAG AGTTGACTTCCATTGGAAAGATCAAACGGTTCTTGGTATGGCTAGGCAAGGCTTTGCTAGTAATCCTCTGTCTATATCTGTTCATCACTGCCTTAGCGTCGATGGGTGCTGGTTTTACTATGATCGGAGGATCAGCAGCTGGTGCAGCCTTATCTGATAGTAGTATCCTACGTAACCCTGTATCAGGGTTAATGGTCGGTATGCTGGTTACTGTACTGTTACAGAGTTCAAGTGCTACCACGTCTATCATCGTAACCATGGTAGCAGCAGATA TACTCCAAGTGAAAGAAACCATCCCAATGGTGATGGGTGCCAATATTGGGACGTCAATAACTAATACAATTGTAGCAGGAGGACAAGCTAATAACCGTGACATGTTCCGATTATCATTCGCTGGTGCAACAGTACATGACTGCTTTAATTGGTTAGCTGTGATAGTACTGCTTCCAGTAGAGGTAGCTACCGGAATGCTCTACCGTCTGACGTCGGCTATTATTAATTCGTTCCATATAGATCATATTGAGTCCATGAAGAAATTTAAAATATCAGATCCAATTGTTAAAAGAATTATTCGG TTAGATCTAGCTGTGATAGAAATGAAAGCTGTTGGTGTGTCTGATTCTGAAGAGGAAAGTTTAGTAGATAGATGGTGTGTTACTGATGACGTCAATTACAATGATACAGTGTACATGAATTCTACACTGTATAACTATACTACAGTTCATAACTACACAATATTTGTAAAGAGAT GTGATTTTTTGTTTGCTCACGTGGACTGGTCAGATGAAGCCATTGGGATCATTTTACTTGCTGTATCATTAGTGTTATTGATGGGGTGTCTATTTGTGATTGTGAAGTTGTTGAAGTCCATAGTACGTGGCAGCGCCACCAACGCCACTAAGAAATTTCTGAATGCCAAGTTTCCCGGAAAACTGGCTTGGCTGTCTGGTTATGTCGCTATGTTGATTGGATGTTTTTTTACAATACTATTACAAAGTAGCTCTGTGTTTACATCAATTGTTACTCCAATTGTCGGTATGGGGTTGATAAGTCTTGAACGAATGTACCCTTTGACACTGGGGGCAAATATAGGAACAACCTTTACGAGTATTATGGCAGCTTTTGCAAGTTCGAACTCAACAGATTTTGAAGAAGGTGTCCAGATATCTCTATGCCACTTATTTTTCAATCTCTTCGGGATTGTTCTGTGGTATCCAATCCCCAAGATGAGGAAACTTCCAATAAAGGCAGCCACATTCCTGGGTAATACAACAGCTGGCTATCGATGGTTTTCTATAGCATATATTCTAATTATATTTTTCCTCATACCTTCAATATTTCTTGCACTGTCATTGCTTGGCTGGCAGTATGTGGTAGTGGCGGTGGTTATTGTTGTCATCATTGTAGGATCTATTATAACTTTAAACATATTTCAGACGAAATGCGCTGGAAATCTGCCAAAGAAACTTCAAACTTGGGACTTTTTACCCAAATACCTCCGCTCACTAGAGCCATATGACAATATAATATCAAGGTGCACGAGGAAATGTAAATGTCGAAGACATAGAAATTCCCAAGAAACAATTGAGGACCAAGACTTTCctttacaagaaataaatacatcaacaagtcattga
- the LOC144444614 gene encoding NXPE family member 4-like: MTSKLLNYCIPISVLFVICSLIVFRFAMKSTLERWLEHPFSQDNVAHWYLAQRMNQMDLPYDSKYTKSENQNVGIDVKVNYTNDVHVKVKTPKVVPTFGTLADKSFYNLVQDKTEYKRGDIIHLRLETADARGRHRSRGGDFWYATMGSQDRNFLTAGRVTDYKNGSYSVYFYAGYQGYMNINITLVYKAESIDWLEKVYRPSERCVTWKGFYKNDSISETTECVVERHTRTNFDRCEYSDPEVLGQTLLVCEKPRELSCDHLTYMESKDMGARVHELLGPQDYLYDKSNLFVPIRGSPDVLSIQDSLGVPTAESELPGCSAGLHDDKPYGSGYWRDDNWNSLICRNKQYTVKEAQTCLHNKQIYFLGDSTTRQLFLALMGSLGYPADVRMPDQALLNVTDFTSYQDHMRMYYALVQNKELNINATFQFHGLPITGRAKYRVKEPNPDVMFEQHILDALSDDDCKYIVLVSPWAHYVQWTPTSYLERLNLLKKSLNRLKERCSNTIMIIKGSHQRDHRSPDSHIYASDWILYDMNKILRRVFHEDWWIFLDVWDMNLSFLSPWNRPNNVHMPYSVIREELNFLFSHMCQTEQQRLQ; this comes from the exons ATGACTTCGAAATTACTGAACTATTGTATTCCTATTAgtgtattatttgtaatatgttcATTGATAGTC TTTCGTTTTGCCATGAAGAGTACATTGGAAAGATGGCTTGAACATCCATTTTCGCAAGACAACGTCGCACACTGGTACTTGGCACAACGAATGAACCAAATGGATTTACCATACGACTCAAAATACACAAAGTCAGAGAACCAAAATGTCGGAATTGACGTCAAAGTTAACTATACTAATGATGTACACGTTAAGGTAAAGACACCTAAGGTAGTACCTACATTTGGAACATTGGCCGACAAATCGTTCTACAATTTAGTACAGGATAAAACTGAATATAAACGAGGAGATATAATTCATCTACGACTCGAAACAGCCGACGCTAGAGGGCGGCATCGCAGTCGTGGAGGCGATTTCTGGTACGCTACGATGGGAAGTCAAGATCGGAATTTTCTCACAGCTGGTCGTGTTACAGACTACAAAAATGGATCCTATAGTGTCTATTTTTACGCAGGTTATCAAggatatatgaatattaatataacATTGGTCTATAAAGCGGAATCAATTGATTGGTTGGAAAAAGTGTATAGACCAAGTGAAAGATGTGTCACGTGGAAAGGTTTTTATAAAAATGACTCAATTAGCGAAACGACAGAATGTGTAGTGGAAAGACACACCAGGACAAACTTCGATAGATGTGAATACTCCGATCCAGAAGTTTTAGGTCAAACCTTATTGGTTTGTGAGAAACCACGTGAGTTATCATGTGACCATCTGACATACATGGAATCTAAAGATATGGGGGCGAGAGTACATGAACTGCTAGGACCCCAAGACTACCTATATGACAA ATCCAATTTATTTGTTCCAATTCGTGGTTCTCCCGATGTACTCAGTATACAAG ACTCCCTAGGTGTTCCCACAGCAGAGTCCGAACTACCAGGCTGCAGTGCTGGTCTCCATGACGACAAACCGTATGGATCTGGATATTGGAGAGATGACAATTGGAATTCATTGATATGcagaaataaacaatacacaGTTAAAGAAGCCCAAACATGTTTACACAATAAGCAAATTTACTTTCTAGGCGATTCAACCACTCGCCAGTTGTTTCTTGCTTTGATGGGGTCGCTAGGTTACCCGGCTGACGTCAGGATGCCAGATCAAGCCCTTCTCAATGTCACCGATTTCACTAGCTATCAGGATCACATGAGGATGTATTACGCCCTCGTGCAAAATAAGGAACTTAACATAAATGCGACGTTTCAGTTCCATGGTTTGCCAATCACTGGTAGAGCCAAATACCGCGTAAAAGAACCCAACCCCGATGTTATGTTTGAGCAACATATACTTGATGCATTGTCCGATGATGACTGCAAATACATTGTGTTAGTCAGTCCATGGGCACATTATGTCCAATGGACCCCGACAAGTTACCTTGAACGATTAAACCTCCTGAAGAAATCGTTAAATAGATTGAAGGAACGTTGTAGCAATACTATTATGATTATAAAGGGCTCCCACCAAAGAGATCATCGATCACCTGACTCTCATATCTATGCCAGTGACTGGATACTGTACGATATGAATAAAATCTTGCGTCGTGTCTTTCATGAAGACTGGTGGATATTTCTCGATGTTTGGGACATGAATTTATCCTTCTTATCTCCATGGAACCGACCAAACAATGTACACATGCCATATAGCGTCATCAGAGAAGAACTGAACTTCCTATTTTCACACATgtgtcaaactgaacaacaaaGGTTGCAATAA